From the Erythrolamprus reginae isolate rEryReg1 chromosome Z, rEryReg1.hap1, whole genome shotgun sequence genome, one window contains:
- the JPH4 gene encoding junctophilin-4, with protein sequence MSNGGRFEFDDGGCYVGDWEEGRAHGYGVCTGPGAQGEYSGRWSHGFESLGVYTWPSGNTYQGFWSQGKRSGLGTEQKSKWSYKGEWCHGLKGHLGIWESHSGVVYEGMWREGLQDGYGMETYADGGTYQGQWQSGKRHGYGVRQSVPYRQATLVRSPHRTSLESLHSEADHNAPVVPLPPPSLPPPPLPGDSPASGSRGGFVLAFPGDPDFPKGTKKKSGGFFRRSLLLSGLRVRRAESKASLGSKRGSLKSEAGVSSAGSEATTLSYAETEPPELPSTLTIEGSSTEVYAGEWRADRRSGYGVSRRSNGLRYEGEWLGNRRHGYGRTTYPDGSKEEGKYKVNRLVSGKVKNLIPLRRSKVKEKVDRAVEVARRAVSMARQKQELAIARATDARLKAAAALGAAEKALEASRLAKLLAQELQPILADSEPRGRLDSEGTDTDFHEYDSPHIYENGITPSDVTPDPSLPPSYPPTPLQPWRGDPRWTWPPLENGGPRQLFPEASDVEEEWGSRGSFPSRTPRLVPEGLWEGEEEQGPLSSYEAEEDYERVPQHPQPGSPASASSGSLREEEEEEEEAVNASKTYPEGNQDDTVLLGIPVGAELKNEESCRSSLRLEGPESQQAVQRRRQESHLLVVAAVLLVDVSLAYLFSLLLA encoded by the exons ATGTCCAACGGAGGCAGATTTGAGTTTGATGATGGAGGCTGTTATGTGGGTGACTGGGAAGAGGGCCGGGCACATGGCTACGGGGTGTGCACAGGCCCAGGCGCCCAGGGAGAGTACAGCGGGCGTTGGAGTCACGGCTTCGAGTCTCTGGGTGTCTACACTTGGCCCAGTGGAAATACCTACCAGGGCTTCTGGAGTCAAGGCAAGCGCAGTGGCCTGGGCACAGAGCAGAAGAGCAAGTGGAGTTACAAGGGGGAGTGGTGCCATGGGCTGAAGGGCCACCTGGGCATCTGGGAAAGCCACTCGGGAGTCGTCTACGAAGGCATGTGGCGCGAAGGTCTTCAGGATGGCTATGGGATGGAGACCTACGCGGATGGAG GTACTTACCAAGGCCAGTGGCAATCCGGCAAGCGCCATGGATATGGAGTGCGCCAAAGTGTCCCGTACCGTCAAGCCACCCTAGTGCGCTCCCCACACCGAACCTCCCTGGAGTCTCTCCACAGTGAGGCCGACCACAATGCTCCGGTggtccctctccctcctccttcgcTGCCTCCTCCACCACTCCCTGGGGACAGCCCTGCCTCAGGATCGAGGGGTGGCTTTGTCTTAGCTTTCCCTGGAGACCCGGACTTCCCCAAAGGAACCAAGAAGAAGAGCGGCGGGTTCTTCCGGCGTTCCTTGCTCTTAAGCGGGCTAAGGGTGCGGAGGGCCGAGTCTAAAGCCTCTCTGGGCAGCAAGCGAGGGTCCCTCAAGAGCGAGGCAGGAGTCAGCTCAGCGGGAAGCGAGGCCACCACTCTCAGCTATGCCGAGACCGAACCGCCTGAGCTGCCTTCGACTCTGACCATTGAAGGTTCCTCCACCGAGGTCTACGCAGGAGAATGGCGGGCCGACCGGCGCAGTGGCTACGGGGTGAGTCGCCGCTCCAATGGTCTGCGGTACGAGGGTGAATGGCTGGGGAACCGGCGACATGGGTACGGGCGCACCACCTACCCCGACGGATCCAAAGAAGAAGGGAAGTACAAAGTCAACCGGTTGGTAAGCGGGAAGGTGAAGAATCTTATCCCGCTTCGACGGAGCAAAGTCAAAGAGAAAGTGGACAGAGCCGTCGAGGTGGCCCGGAGAGCAGTCAGCATGGCTCGTCAGAAGCAAGAATTAGCCATCGCCAG GGCTACAGATGCTCGTCTGAAGGCTGCCGCTGCCCTCGGGGCAGCCGAAAAAGCTCTAGAAGCGTCCCGCTTGGCCAAACTTTTGGCTCAAGAACTACAGCCCATTCTAGCTGATTCAG AGCCGCGGGGCCGGTTAGATTCGGAAGGCACCGACACCGATTTCCACGAGTACGACAGTCCCCACATCTACGAGAACGGCATCACCCCTTCCGACGTTACCCCGGATCCAAGCTTACCTCCAAGTTACCCTCCCACTCCGCTGCAACCCTGGCGGGGGGATCCCCGGTGGACTTGGCCTCCCTTGGAGAATGGGGGTCCTCGACAGCTGTTCCCTGAGGCCTCAGATGTAGAGGAGGAGTGGGGTTCGCGGGGCAGTTTCCCGTCTCGGACACCGCGGCTCGTTCCCGAGGGGTTGTGGGAAGGCGAGGAGGAACAGGGGCCACTCAGCAGCTACGAAGCTGAGGAAGATTACGAGAGGGTCCCTCAGCACCCTCAGCCAGGCAGCCCAGCTAGCGCTAGCTCGGGCAGCCtccgagaagaggaggaggaagaggaggaagcagtGAACGCTTCTAAGACTTATCCCGAGGGGAACCAGGACGATACGGTACTCTTGGGAATTCCAGTTGGTGCAGAACTGAAGAATGAGGAATCGTGCAGGTCTTCTCTTCGGCTGGAGGGACCAGAGAGTCAACAAGCAGTCCAAAGGAGGAGACAG